In Candidatus Hydrogenedentota bacterium, the sequence CGGCGAGTCCCAAGCGGCCCTCGACATCTATCGGGAGTTGCAGGTAGAGAACCCTGAATCGGACGTGCTTTACCATAACCTCGGTTGCGCTCAATACTCCAAGGGTGAAGAAGATTCGAAGTCTGCCGTCAAGACGGGCAAGGCGGAGAGCTTCAGCGAAGCAAAGGCGTCGTTTGAACGTGCGATGAGCAGTGACGATCCAGCGCTTCGCAAAAGCGCCACATTCAATCGGGCGAATGCGGTGGCTCAACAGGCCATGGCGATGGACCCCGCCAAAGACCAGAAGGCCGTCGTCGCCGCGTTTGAGGATTCCATCAAGTCCTATGAAGAAATCCTCTCAAACGATCCCGAAAACAAAGACGCCCAAACCAATCTCGATCATATGCGCTATCTCCTGAAGAAGATGCTGCAAAACCCGCCCGAGCAGAACCAACAGCAACAGGGCAAGGACGATCAGGGGAAGGAAGGCGACAAACAAGATCAGCAGCAGAATCAGCAGGGCGGCGATCAACAAGAACAGCAGCCGGAACAGAACGACAATCAAGAGCAGTCTAAACAGGACTCCGAGCAGAAGAAAGAGCGGAATCAGGCCCAGAAGCAGGACGAGCAGCAGGATCAGGCACAGAATCCTGAACAAAATGAGCAGCAGTCTCCGCAACAGAACGAGAACGAACAGCAGAACGCGGCTGCGCAACCCGATCAAAATCAAGACACCAATTCGAATTCGCCCCAGAACGCGAAACCAACGGACATGCAGGCCGTGGAGGCGCTACTGCAATCGCTGGACGATCAAGATCAGCGGGAACAGTTCGAGATGCGTCGTGCGCCAAGAGATACACGTTTGAGGGGAGACTGGTGGTAATGCGCTTCCCATTCTCAATTCTGGCTCTACTGACGTGTTGCGCGGTTGCAGTCGTCGCGCAGGACGGAGCCACGGTTTCGATCGAGGTGAGCCCGGACTCTGTTGAAGCTGGTGAGGCCTTTATTCTGAAGGTTCGTGTCACTGGGGGAAATCTCGAGTCGCTGACCTTTCCGGATATCGATGGCTTGGTCTTCAGCAGAAAGGCTACGACCACTGCCGCGCAGTTGCGAAGGACGCCACAAGGCGTTTCGCAAGTCAGCGAGTTTGGATTTATGGTCGAGACCCAGAAGCCGGGTACGTTTCAAATCCCATCCATTACGGCCAACGTAGACGGAAAAGACATTGTAAGCAACGCCGTTTCGATCACTGTGACCGAAGCTACTACGCCTCGCAGGCGCCAGCAGGATACAACGCCTCATGGGTCTGCCATGGCGCCTGTCTCGCCCAACACAGATGGGAATCGAGACAGGGTCCCTACGCTGGACGACTTGATGGTCATTTCTGCCGACGTGGACAAGAGAGAAGTGTATCAAGGAGAACCCATCGTCTTGACGCTTACGCTCATGTTCATGACGTCCCCTTACGAGATTGACCCTACCATGCTCGCGAACTCCTTTCCATCGTTGACTGGTTTCTACGCGTTGCCACGCGAGCCCGAGGAAGTCGTCCCTCCCGAGACGCGCACCGAGAACGGGTTTGTCTATGAAGTTCATTACTTCAAGCAGACGCTTTTTCCAACCACCAGCGGTGATTTAGAGATTGGCGCCTGGCAATGGCAGGGACAACTGCGACTCCGTGGCAGCCGTTCGCAACCCCTCGAACTCACCTCAGAGGTCATTCCGATTCATGTCAAACCACTCCCGGAGAGACCTGCGAACTTTAGCGGTTCCGTCGGTGAGTTCAGGTTGGAGGCTACTATCGACAAGTCGCGTGTCATTCAGGGTGTCCCCGTAGACTTGGTGGTTCGCATCGTCGGCGATGGCAATCCGGACGCAGTTGGTGCTCCGAAGTTGCCCGTCATGGACTGGGCTTACATTGGGGACGTTGAAAAGGATTTGGGACAGCAGTCCGCAGGGATTGGCGCCGGAGTAGACCAGCGCTTCATCTACCCAGTTACGCCTTTGGAAGCCGGATCAAAAACCATCCCTGAGATTGAGTACTGCTTCTTCAATCCAGCAAACGGCGCTTACGAGACAGCCAAAGCAAATTCTCTGGAACTCACCGTCCTGCCTTCAGCGGAACCCGAGCACAAGGGCGTAACCGGGGCCGGTGACGAAACCTCGGGCGTAAAAGGGAGCTCAGGCGATATCGATGACATTGTCGCCTTTCCCGGTGAATTGAATCGGCGAGGCAGCCTGGTACTTACGACCTCGCTCGTCACGGCCATGCCTCCTGTGGCCTATGCTGTGTTGGCGCTCTTTCTCCGGCGGCGGCGCCGTTTGGCGACGGATACCGCGTTCGCTCGATCGTATCGCGCTCGCGCGCGGCTGAAGACTGCATTGGAAAGCGTTCGTTCTTCGCATGAGCCGCCCGCCGCGCTGTTCAGAGCCGTCGTAGGTTTCATCGCCGACAAATTCGATGTCGCCGAGGCGGGTATGACGTCCATCGATACGCAGAAATTGCTGGAGCAAAATGGCGTCTCACTCGAAACGTCCGCGGCGTTGGTGAAGATTCTGCGGAGTTGCGAACGCGCCGCGTATGCGTCCACGGGGCTCTCGCAAGATGAATTGTCTGCGCTGCTGGAAGGCGCCTCGGTAAACCTGGATGCGCTTGAAGCCGAACTTAAGCGGAGGGGAGAAAAATGACCCATGCCCTTCTCCTATTCGCTCTGCTCGGGGCGACCGTATTCAATGACACGTTTGATCGCGCAAACCAGATGTACTCTCAAGGCGATTATGCATCTGCCATTAATCTCTATGAGCAGTTGGTGCGCGACGGTGTGGTGGATGCAAACGTATTCTATAATCTGGGCAATGCGTACTACCGCGATAACCAGTTAGGGGCTGCGATCACCAATTATGAGCGAGCGCTGCATCTTTCACCGCATTTCGAGGCTGCAGCCCGCAATCTTGATGTCTGCATTGCTTTCACGAAGCAACAGCGTCCGCGACCTCTTCCGCCCGCTTGGGAACAAAGCATGCTCTTCTGGCACGCAGGGTTTGCTCCGCGCACGGTCTTTTCCCTTGCGGTCGCCTGTTGGGTGCTCTTCTGGGGCGTGCTGGCCGTGCGATACTGGCGCGTGCTACCCTATTCCAGACTCGCTGCAAGTCTCTTGTTCCTGCTTGCCTGTCTTTTTGGGTTGTCGTCCTGGGCGAAGTACCATCCGATGCCCTTGGCCGTGGCTTCTGCAGAGCAAGTACCCGTGCGTTATGGCACCGGTGAGAATGAAGCAGTGCGCTTTGAACTTGGATTGGGAGACCGTGTCGTGATCGAAGGCCGTTCAGGTGACTGGGTCCGTGTGAGGACTTCCGACGGAGAACGGGGCTGGACTAAGCTCTCCGCTCTTGCCCTCGTTGGACCGCCCTACGAGCGACCTT encodes:
- a CDS encoding BatD family protein produces the protein MRFPFSILALLTCCAVAVVAQDGATVSIEVSPDSVEAGEAFILKVRVTGGNLESLTFPDIDGLVFSRKATTTAAQLRRTPQGVSQVSEFGFMVETQKPGTFQIPSITANVDGKDIVSNAVSITVTEATTPRRRQQDTTPHGSAMAPVSPNTDGNRDRVPTLDDLMVISADVDKREVYQGEPIVLTLTLMFMTSPYEIDPTMLANSFPSLTGFYALPREPEEVVPPETRTENGFVYEVHYFKQTLFPTTSGDLEIGAWQWQGQLRLRGSRSQPLELTSEVIPIHVKPLPERPANFSGSVGEFRLEATIDKSRVIQGVPVDLVVRIVGDGNPDAVGAPKLPVMDWAYIGDVEKDLGQQSAGIGAGVDQRFIYPVTPLEAGSKTIPEIEYCFFNPANGAYETAKANSLELTVLPSAEPEHKGVTGAGDETSGVKGSSGDIDDIVAFPGELNRRGSLVLTTSLVTAMPPVAYAVLALFLRRRRRLATDTAFARSYRARARLKTALESVRSSHEPPAALFRAVVGFIADKFDVAEAGMTSIDTQKLLEQNGVSLETSAALVKILRSCERAAYASTGLSQDELSALLEGASVNLDALEAELKRRGEK
- a CDS encoding tetratricopeptide repeat protein, encoding MTHALLLFALLGATVFNDTFDRANQMYSQGDYASAINLYEQLVRDGVVDANVFYNLGNAYYRDNQLGAAITNYERALHLSPHFEAAARNLDVCIAFTKQQRPRPLPPAWEQSMLFWHAGFAPRTVFSLAVACWVLFWGVLAVRYWRVLPYSRLAASLLFLLACLFGLSSWAKYHPMPLAVASAEQVPVRYGTGENEAVRFELGLGDRVVIEGRSGDWVRVRTSDGERGWTKLSALALVGPPYERPSSPESSSTPGSGGV